Part of the Planctomicrobium piriforme genome, GCTGGCAGAGTTCCATGGTCAGCGCGGTGGTCAACGGTCGCTGGCCAGGCTGTTTGCACCGCAGGCACGCACGTCTCAACTCGCCTTCATAGCTTCCCAGACTGATCGCTCGTTCGAAATGCAGTCGATCACGCTGGCAGTGCACGCACCCTTCGTCCGTTTTGATGTAAGGCCCCACCGCCGCCGAACAGCGCTGGCAACAATTCCCCAGGTGCGGCGCGATGGTGATACGACATTTGGTACACAGATCCCCTGCGCTTCCATCCGCGCGTGAGAGTTGCTGCCCGCACCACAGGCAGCCGATGGGATACAGGAAATCCATCGCATCGCGACAGAGCCTGCCAGTCCACTGTCGCAGCAGCATCAGTGGTCTCCCGCATAGAACGGCTCGACATGCACTACCACCTCACGCACCAGCGGCCAGTCGGTCTGAATGCGGGCACGCACCTTTTGGGCGATTGCATGCGAGGCCTCGACCGTGATCTGCGGATCGACCTCGATATCGATGTTCACATGGGCATCGGGACCGGCATGTTGGATTCGCAGCTTTTCGACATCGATGACGCCCTCAATCAGGAGGGCCGACTGCTTCACACGGTCGAAGTCTTCGCTTTGTGGAATGCGATCGAGCAGCGGGTGCAGGTTCTCCAGAGCTGCCGAAGCTCCCAGCACCAGCATGACGATCGCCAGCACTCCCCCGCCGGCGTGATCGAGAATCGCTGAGAACTCCGGCAGCAACGCAGCCGCGAGCAATGTGCCTGCGGTCAACAAGCTCGTCACGGCGTCGATCTGAAAGTGCATCGCCTCGGCTTGCAGCGCGCTGCTGCGGGTTCGTTTGCCAGCTTTCCAGATCCGCCATGTAATGACGGTCAGAATCACTGTCGCGCAGGCGGGAATCAGCCAGAGCCAGCCAGGGATGATGTGATGGCTCTGCCCCTGTGAAATGGCGAACAGGTTTTTCGCCGCCAGCCACACGCCAGTGCCAAAGAGCAGTATCCCCAATTGAAATCCGGCGAGCGGTTCCGCGCGGCCGTGCCCGAAGGGGTGATCGTCATCCGGCGGCTTCGCTGCAAAGTGCATCGCCGCCAGCAGCACCAGGCTCGAAACGACATCGAACAGACTCGACACCGCATCCGCCAGCAGCGCGGCGGAATCTGACACCCAGACGCCCAGAAACTCCGCTGCGATCACTCCGAGTCGGACGACAATCCCGATGACAGTGACTCGAGTCAGATCCACCAGACGCTGTCGGCGCGCTTTTTCAAAGCTTTCATCAGGCGTGACTGCACCTGGAAAGCCGCCAACAGGTTCACGAAGATCGGGCGGATTCATTTCCCGACTATCGTGCAGGCTGTTTCAGCATGCAAGTCGCCAATACTACTGGAACCCTTAGTCCCCTCATCCCTGTCCCCTGACCCCTTTTCGCTACACGAGGACCGATGTCCGCTCTTCGGCTTTCGCAGGCACCGGTGTTGCCAGTTCCTGTGACCGTGCGGTGCGTGCCCAGGCGCCGGTTTGCTGTTTTCCCAGCCAGCGCCAGAAGCCGACCGCCAGAGCCGCGTTCATGCCGGCGAACATCGCACAGAGACGAAACAGCTTGGCGACAGGTCCAATTCCATCCACTCGATTGCCGCTGATCGCGACTCCGTAGAACGTCGCTTGAGCAACCAGCAGCCAGCCGTAGCCTGGTTCCCCCGCCAGGGCGATGTTTGTCGCAAGGGCAACAACCATGAACAGCGGGCACAGCCACCGCAGCACCTTGTGCGACCAGAAGGCCCAGGCCACGCGGCCATATTTGGGACTGAGCAACGGACTCAGCCAGCACAGGCTTTGAAAGCCCCCTGCGCCGATTCTGGTGCGGCGTTGAAACTCGGCCTGGATACTCGGCGCGGTTTCTTCGTTGGCCACGGCCGCTTCTTCAAATACCAGCGTGTGCTGCCGCTGATAGATCCGCATGCCGATCAGAAAGTCATCGACAATCGCGAACGCCGGAATCGGTTCCCACAACGACTTGCGGATGGCGTAAATCGCCCCGTTGAAACCGAGCAAGGCCCCAATGCGGCCTTCCCAGCGTTTCAGAAAGTTCTCGTACTTCCAGTAGAGTCCGTCGGCATTCTTGCCGGTCGCTGGGTCGGTGAGCAGCAGTTGACCGCAGACTCCACCAACCTGCGATTGCTGAAAATGCCGCACCAGTTTTTTGAGCGCATCCGGTTCCCAGAAGGTGTTCGCATCCGAGAAGGCGATGATCTCCCCCTGGGCATCGGCGACACAGTCGTTCAGCACAGAGGGCTTGCCGCGGCGCTGTGGGAACTGACGCAAGTGAACCCGCGAATCGTCGACAGTTCGCACTAGATCGCCGGTGCAGTCTTCGTTGCCGTCGCAGCCGATGATGATCTCGAGGCGGTCGGCGGGGTAATCCATCTGCAGCGCATTGGCGATTCGCTGCAGAATCAGGGCTTCTTCTTTATAGGCCGAGATGATCAGGGAGACGGTCGGCCATGCCCCGGGCTCTGCATTCTGCGGAGCGCGACGCGGCGTCACCCGGGCCAGCACGCCCAGCAGCATCGGGTAACCGACATACGCATACGCGACCAGTCCGCAGGCGGTCCAGAACGCAATTTGCAGTGCCAGCATGCTTCACTCCCAGACTCGCCTGTCGGTAACGACAGGCGACACGACTCAGAAACTGTCTTTGGAAAGTCACTGGTGCATGGGGAACCGGGCTAGACAACTCGCCCCTCACCCCCGGCCCCTCTCCCCTGAGTACAGGGGCGAGGGGAGCGAGACTCAACACAACTGATGCTGCGGGGAACGTGAACTCTCTTCGACATTCGCCGCGACCGGTTTGCGGCCGACCACCCACATGTAGTCCACCGCCAGTTCTTCCGGTGTATATTTTTCGAACTCGGGATGCACGACCAGATGCCCGTCGGCCATGGCATCGAGGGAGCGCTTGTCGACCCGTTCGCGGCAGATTTCGAGATCGAAGCCGGCTTCGGCGAACATCTCGCGGTAGTCGCGTGATCGCAGCCGGTTGTGATAAGCCAGTCCGCTGCCGCCGTACCAGTTCCATTCATCAGATGAGAACTGGAGGAAGTTGGCATGCGTGATGGCGTCGTCCACCGTGGCGTAGTGATCTTGCGGGTTGAAGCGATGCACGCTCAGGCCGCCGGTCCGCAACACTCGCAATGACTCGCGATGGATGTCGGTCTGGATGTCGCGGGGAATGTGTTCGAGCACATTGGAACTGAGCACCAGGTCGACGCTGCTGTCTGGCAGGCCGGTCTGTCTGGCATCGCCAGGGTAGACATATTGTATCTGCAACGGCATCAACAGTTGGTCGAGTGCCCGCACGTTAATGGGAATCGAATGATAGCGGTCGTAGACATCGTGCTCCGGCAAACGGCAGACGGCCGCGATCTCCGGCAACTGGTCTTCAAGTGCCAGCCAGGTTTCGATGGCATACGGCAGCGTGAGCCAGGGGTTCACGTCGACGGTGATGATGCCCTTCGCGCCGCCCAGGGCGAACACGAACGGCACCAGCGGACGCCAGCCTGTCCCGACTTCCAGGCAGATTTTGCCTTCAATCGAGTCCCCCGCCTGATGCACGAGATCGACCAGCTCGAAGGCCCGGTCGAGATCCCGCCGCAGTTGCAGGCGGTTCGTGCCGGCCACCTGTTGCAGGCGATGATACAGAAAGCGGCCAGCCGGCATCCGGCTGAGCACCGCGAGAGTATGAGCTTTAAGTTTCCAGGACATTCCGCGCGCCAGGTGTTGAGTCATCGGGGGGATGGTTAGAGACGTGCGCAAGCACCATCCCGCTCCCGGACTCTACCTCGCGGATTTCTGTGAGACGCCGCGTCGCTGCTCCTCGCCGCCGCTTCCCTGAAGTTGCACGCCAGCCCGGCGGATCACAACGAATTGTTGCCAAACGGCAACATGGTGCGGTCGGTCGTATTGATCAGGCCGCCGCGGCATCACCTTGCGGCTTTTTCGGGCCGATCGGTCGCGACTTATTTCCTGACCGGGCACGGAGATCGAACAAACCGAAGATCTCGCTGGCTGACAGGCTGAGCGACGCGTCCTCGTTGTCGCCATCTCCCAGAATGCGGGCGAACAGTTCCCGCTTCTGCCGCAACACCAGGTCGATGCGTTCTTCGATGGTGTTCTTGCAGATCAGTCGGTTCACGATCACCTGCGTCTTCACGCCAATCCGGTGGGCACGGTTGATCGCCTGGTCTTCGATGGCGGGGTTCCACCAGCGGTCATAAAGAAAGACGTAACCGGCAAACTGCAGATTGAGGCCGACCGCCCCCGTCCCGTAGCTCATCAGAATCAGATGACTCTTGGGATCGTTCTTGAACTGCGCCAGAATCGGTTCACGCTTGGGAGTTGGAATACCGCCGTGATAGGTCAAGCAGCCGAACTGCCGAGTGCGATCGGCGAGCCAGTCGATCGTCTTGGTCCACTGGCTGAAGAGAATCGCCTTGCCGCCTGAGGCCGCGATTTCTTCCATGTTGGCGATCAACCGGTCCAGCTTGCACGATTCGCCCGTCAAAGGGTCGGCATTGCAGATCTGCTTGAGCCGCAGCACCAGCTCGAACACATGCTGCACGGTGATCGAATCGCCGATGTTGTTGAGCTGGATGATCCCTTCCTTCTCGGCATAGTCATACGCCTGCCGCTGTCCCGGGCTGAGTTCGATGATCTCGTCGCGGTCGAGGCGCGGGGGCATGTCCTTCATCACCAGGTCTTTTGTCCGCCGCAGAATGAACTCTTCGCTGAGCTTGGACAATTGGCGAATGTCGGGTGAGGAATGGGCCGGAATCACCCGCATGAATTCAAACAGCGAGATCATCTCTTCCGCGCGATTCTCAATCGGCGTTCCCGTCAGGCACAGGCTTCGCTTGCGGGGAATCGAATGGATCGTCTGCGCGGTGACCGAATCACGGTTCTTGATCCGCTGGGCTTCATCGAGCACCACCAGGTCGAAGCTGGGATGTTCTTCCGCAGGCATCGACAGAAAGTCGCGCACGACCGACTCATAGTTCGCGAGCAGCACCGCCGAGCCCGGCATGTTCCAGATCATCTTGCGGCGGGCCCCTTCCCCTTCGATGGTCGTCAGGGGAATTTCTTCGGCCCAGGTTTTGAATTCCCGCTGCCAGTTGGGAATCAGCGGCTTGGGACAGACCAGCAGCACGCGACGCACCTGTCCGGCCCGCAGCAAAAGACGGATGGCGGTGATCGTCTGCATCGTCTTGCCGAGGCCCATCTCGTCGGCCAGCAGCGCCGCTTCCTGCGAAAAGATCCAGGCGATCCCCTCATACTGATAAGGAAACGGCTCAAACGGCATGATCAGTTCCTGCCCGCGGAGCCACGATTCGAGTGGCGGCTGCAACAGGTAGAACAGTCGGTCTTCGATCGACAGCGCGGTACTCGGCGGCTTAATGCGAGTGGCTTTGCGGGGCGCGGCGGCATCGGCCGATTCCGCTTTCGGCGCCGGCACATGAATGGCCCGCGTCTCTTCCTTCGCCTCGGTCGACTTCGTCGGCTGGAATTCGATCCCAGCGGGGAACGTCACACCGAACGTGCGGACTTTCGGCCAGAAGGGCTTCCAGCGAGGAATGAATCCTGCTTTGCCCAGCAGGCCGGGCGTCTGCGTCTCAACTTGCGGTACTCGCTTGAGAGCACTGTTCATCCCGGTGACATGGATCTCGGGCTGCCGCAGTTCGCAATTGAGCGACGAGGTTTCAGTCCCATGCATCAGATTCATGTCCAAAGACGGAATCACGATGTGAGCGGCAGCGGGATCGAAGTCAGGTCTCGATGAACTCATCGGCATCCTTGCCAAGGTTCGAGATAATGGGGAGATCGCCAGTGCTATGTCTTCAATGCGCGATCAGGCGACCGCCCCGGCGCGCAGGGTTTCTTTCAGGGCGTCGTTCACGCGTTCGAGCGGCTCAAGCATGTCGGCTTCAGCGGGAATCCGCTTCTGCATGGCGTTCAGGCGTTCGAGATCCTCGCCAAACTCGGCATGCAGCTTGAAGGTCTGGCAGCCCAGCGACACCCGAAGTTGGTCGGGGAGTTCTTTCTGTCCGGCGTTTTCGATCAGCGAGATCACCGGCACATCAACCTGACGACGCAAGTCGAGCAGGTTCTCTTGCGCCACGATGATGAGCTGCGGCTTAACCCCCAGACGTTCGAACAGGGTCTTGCCGATCAACTCGGCATAGATAAATGGTTCGAGGGTCGGGCCGTAGAGAATCTGCTGGGTCCGATTGGCGCGGACGGGAGTGGTGCACTGGAATTCGAGCGGCCGGCCGAGGTGATTGGTGACCAACAGGCCGCCAACGTAACCCTGGTCGGTCAGCGCGACTCGCAAGAATCCGAGGTGAAAACGGTTCTCGTTCGTCTGCTGGGTCATGAAGGCTCCACCTCATTGCGAATGTGTCGACGAGAATCCATTCCCGCCGCCGCACCGCTGAAACATCGTCCGCAGACTCGGGGGACTTGAGCCGCCGCGCCGCGCGGCCCTCTGCCTTAACATCGTCACAACAGATTGAGAGGACGAAACTTACAGACAAGAAGCAGCAGCAGTTTCCGCCGGCACAGGCCGATCATGCAGATCGTTCGGGTTGTGCTGGCTCTACTGTCGCGCGAGCTGAACGGCCACGCAGCGCAGCCCGTCCGCACAGACTTGACGCGGCGGGTAAGCTGGGAAAAACAAATAACCTGAAGCGGTCAGGAAGAGGCTACGCCTTGGCGGGAGCGGCGGCAGTCAGTCCGTTGAGGGCATCTTCCCGTGTCGGATAGTGCGGCCACAGTTTGAACAGGCTCATGTTCTGAAGAACTTGCAGCATCTGCGGGGTGGCGGCGCAAAAACAGGCCTTCCCACCGCGGGACCGCATTTCACGCAGCATGGAGACGAGAGCCCCGATGAACTCGGATCCGAAGTACTCCATCTCTTTCAGGTCGATGACCAGAAAACGCACGCCAGGCTTGGTCAGTT contains:
- a CDS encoding DEAD/DEAH box helicase yields the protein MSSSRPDFDPAAAHIVIPSLDMNLMHGTETSSLNCELRQPEIHVTGMNSALKRVPQVETQTPGLLGKAGFIPRWKPFWPKVRTFGVTFPAGIEFQPTKSTEAKEETRAIHVPAPKAESADAAAPRKATRIKPPSTALSIEDRLFYLLQPPLESWLRGQELIMPFEPFPYQYEGIAWIFSQEAALLADEMGLGKTMQTITAIRLLLRAGQVRRVLLVCPKPLIPNWQREFKTWAEEIPLTTIEGEGARRKMIWNMPGSAVLLANYESVVRDFLSMPAEEHPSFDLVVLDEAQRIKNRDSVTAQTIHSIPRKRSLCLTGTPIENRAEEMISLFEFMRVIPAHSSPDIRQLSKLSEEFILRRTKDLVMKDMPPRLDRDEIIELSPGQRQAYDYAEKEGIIQLNNIGDSITVQHVFELVLRLKQICNADPLTGESCKLDRLIANMEEIAASGGKAILFSQWTKTIDWLADRTRQFGCLTYHGGIPTPKREPILAQFKNDPKSHLILMSYGTGAVGLNLQFAGYVFLYDRWWNPAIEDQAINRAHRIGVKTQVIVNRLICKNTIEERIDLVLRQKRELFARILGDGDNEDASLSLSASEIFGLFDLRARSGNKSRPIGPKKPQGDAAAA
- a CDS encoding glycosyltransferase family 2 protein; protein product: MLALQIAFWTACGLVAYAYVGYPMLLGVLARVTPRRAPQNAEPGAWPTVSLIISAYKEEALILQRIANALQMDYPADRLEIIIGCDGNEDCTGDLVRTVDDSRVHLRQFPQRRGKPSVLNDCVADAQGEIIAFSDANTFWEPDALKKLVRHFQQSQVGGVCGQLLLTDPATGKNADGLYWKYENFLKRWEGRIGALLGFNGAIYAIRKSLWEPIPAFAIVDDFLIGMRIYQRQHTLVFEEAAVANEETAPSIQAEFQRRTRIGAGGFQSLCWLSPLLSPKYGRVAWAFWSHKVLRWLCPLFMVVALATNIALAGEPGYGWLLVAQATFYGVAISGNRVDGIGPVAKLFRLCAMFAGMNAALAVGFWRWLGKQQTGAWARTARSQELATPVPAKAEERTSVLV
- a CDS encoding cation diffusion facilitator family transporter; amino-acid sequence: MNPPDLREPVGGFPGAVTPDESFEKARRQRLVDLTRVTVIGIVVRLGVIAAEFLGVWVSDSAALLADAVSSLFDVVSSLVLLAAMHFAAKPPDDDHPFGHGRAEPLAGFQLGILLFGTGVWLAAKNLFAISQGQSHHIIPGWLWLIPACATVILTVITWRIWKAGKRTRSSALQAEAMHFQIDAVTSLLTAGTLLAAALLPEFSAILDHAGGGVLAIVMLVLGASAALENLHPLLDRIPQSEDFDRVKQSALLIEGVIDVEKLRIQHAGPDAHVNIDIEVDPQITVEASHAIAQKVRARIQTDWPLVREVVVHVEPFYAGDH
- a CDS encoding methyltransferase domain-containing protein, with translation MSWKLKAHTLAVLSRMPAGRFLYHRLQQVAGTNRLQLRRDLDRAFELVDLVHQAGDSIEGKICLEVGTGWRPLVPFVFALGGAKGIITVDVNPWLTLPYAIETWLALEDQLPEIAAVCRLPEHDVYDRYHSIPINVRALDQLLMPLQIQYVYPGDARQTGLPDSSVDLVLSSNVLEHIPRDIQTDIHRESLRVLRTGGLSVHRFNPQDHYATVDDAITHANFLQFSSDEWNWYGGSGLAYHNRLRSRDYREMFAEAGFDLEICRERVDKRSLDAMADGHLVVHPEFEKYTPEELAVDYMWVVGRKPVAANVEESSRSPQHQLC
- a CDS encoding STAS domain-containing protein — protein: MQHLKIFTVEPLGSTVIVTPHGEGSAFRYQDLHLEANTIRGQLTKPGVRFLVIDLKEMEYFGSEFIGALVSMLREMRSRGGKACFCAATPQMLQVLQNMSLFKLWPHYPTREDALNGLTAAAPAKA